In a genomic window of Syngnathus typhle isolate RoL2023-S1 ecotype Sweden linkage group LG4, RoL_Styp_1.0, whole genome shotgun sequence:
- the psmc3 gene encoding 26S proteasome regulatory subunit 6A: MASLSDKSVWDEVEDGIGEEVLKMSTEEIVQRTRLLDSEIKIMKSEVLRVTHELQAMKDKIKENTEKIKVNKTLPYLVSNVIELLDVDPNDQEEDGANVDLDSQRKGKCAVIKTSTRQTYFLPVIGLVDAEKLKPGDLVGVNKDSYLILETLPTEYDSRVKAMEVDERPTEQYSDIGGLDKQIQELVEAIVLPMNHKEKFENLGIQPPKGVLMYGPPGTGKTLLARACAAQTKATFLKLAGPQLVQMFIGDGAKLVRDAFALAKEKAPSIIFIDELDAIGTKRFDSEKAGDREVQRTMLELLNQLDGFQPNMQVKVIAATNRVDILDPALLRSGRLDRKIEFPMPNEEARARIMQIHSRKMNVSPDVNYEELARCTDDFNGAQCKAVCVEAGMIALRRGATELNHEDYMEGILEVQAKKKANLQYYA; the protein is encoded by the exons ATGGCGTCTCTGAGTGACAAATCAGTTTGGGACGAAGTGGAAGATGGAATCGGCGAAGAGGTATTAAAAATGTCTACGGAGGAGATAGTTCAGCGAACTCGACTCCTCGACAGCGAGATCAAAATAATGAAGAGCGAAGTTCTGAGGGTGACCCACGAACTGCAAGCTatgaaagataaaattaagGAAAACACGGAGAAGATAAAGGTGAACAAAACCCTGCCGTATCTCGTGTCGAACGTGATCGAGTTGCTGGATGTGGACCCCAACGACCAAGAGGAAGATGGGGCGAATGTGGACCTGGACTCCCAGAGGAAAGGAAAATGCGCCGTCATCAAGACGTCCACCCGGCAGACTTACTTCCTGCCGGTGATCGGGCTGGTGGACGCCGAGAAGCTGAAGCCTGGAGACCTGGTGGGTGTCAACAAAGACTCCTACTTGATCCTGGAAACCTTACCCACCGAGTATGACTCCCGAGTCAAGGCTATGGAGGTTGACGAGCGCCCCACGGAGCAGTACAGCGACATTGGAGGGCTGGACAAGCAGATCCAGGAGCTGGTGGAGGCAATCGTCCTGCCCATGAACCACAAGGAGAAATTTGAAAACCTGGGCATCCAACCACCTAAAGGAGTCTTGATGTATGGACCACCAGGAACAGGGAAGACCCTCCTAGCCAGGGCCTGTGCAGCTCAGACAAAAGCAACCTTCCTGAAGTTGGCTGGCCCACAGCTGGTGCAGATGTTCATCGGAGATGGAGCCAAGTTGGTGAGAGATGCCTTCGCCTTGGCCAAAGAGAAGGCCCCGTCCATCATCTTTATCGATGAGCTGGATGCCATTGGTACAAAGAGATTTGACAGCGAGAAGGCGGGAGACAGGGAGGTGCAGAGGACCATGCTGGAGCTTCTCAACCAGCTGGATGGATTTCAACCCAACATGCAAGTCAAG GTGATTGCCGCCACCAACAGAGTGGACATCTTGGACCCGGCGCTGCTGCGTTCAGGCCGTCTGGACAGGAAGATCGAATTCCCCATGCCGAACGAGGAGGCCAGAGCCCGAATCATGCAGATTCACTCCCGCAAGATGAACGTCAGTCCTGACGTCAACTACGAAGAGCTTGCGCGCTGCACCGACGACTTCAACGGCGCCCAGTGCAAAGCCGTGTGCGTGGAGGCTGGTATGATTGCATTGCG